Proteins encoded together in one Chitinophaga varians window:
- the porV gene encoding type IX secretion system outer membrane channel protein PorV: protein MIRKVALSLVFIYGTFSSFETSAQINSGQIDGRTNTINTAVPFLRITPDARSGAMGDVGLAISPDASSIYWNLSKLPFAESKSGVAVTYTPWLKELVNDVFLATVSGYTKLDEYQAISASLRYFSLGSINFRDVTNQDLGDFRPREFALDAGYARKLSDNFSMGLTGRYIYSNLAGGQSNGSATIRAAKAFAADLSAYYTKEYEKDDGLTNRLSLGASISNIGTKISYTSSAQNKDFLPTNLGIGAAYTFALDETNQLTFALDVNKLLVPTPDSTGAYKEKGVLQGMFSSFGDAPGGFKEELQELMYSVGAEYWYNNMFAVRAGYFNENKLKGNRKYVTAGVGIKYDIFGLNFSYLVPSGSGIQRNPLSNTLRFTLTFDLGARNEESRTGW from the coding sequence ATGATCCGAAAGGTAGCTTTGAGCCTTGTGTTCATATACGGTACTTTCAGCAGTTTTGAAACCTCAGCCCAGATTAATTCAGGTCAGATTGATGGCCGTACCAATACGATTAATACTGCGGTGCCTTTTCTCCGCATAACCCCCGACGCCAGAAGCGGCGCTATGGGCGACGTAGGTTTAGCCATTTCACCTGATGCATCTTCCATTTACTGGAACTTATCAAAACTGCCGTTTGCAGAGTCCAAGTCAGGCGTGGCGGTGACTTATACGCCGTGGCTGAAAGAACTGGTGAACGACGTGTTCCTGGCGACCGTCAGCGGCTATACGAAGCTGGACGAGTATCAGGCTATTTCTGCTTCGCTTCGTTATTTTTCATTGGGATCTATCAACTTCCGGGATGTCACTAACCAGGACCTGGGCGATTTCCGTCCGCGTGAATTCGCACTGGACGCCGGTTACGCCCGCAAACTGTCCGATAATTTCTCCATGGGGTTAACCGGACGGTATATCTATTCCAACCTGGCCGGCGGACAATCCAACGGCAGCGCCACCATCCGCGCCGCGAAAGCTTTTGCAGCGGACCTTTCTGCCTACTACACCAAAGAATATGAAAAGGACGACGGGCTTACCAACCGTTTAAGCCTCGGTGCGTCTATTTCCAATATCGGTACTAAAATTTCCTATACCAGTTCAGCGCAGAACAAGGACTTTCTGCCTACCAACCTGGGTATCGGTGCCGCCTATACGTTTGCCCTTGATGAGACCAATCAGCTGACTTTCGCGCTGGACGTCAACAAGCTCCTGGTGCCTACTCCTGATTCTACCGGGGCCTATAAAGAGAAAGGTGTATTGCAGGGGATGTTCAGTTCCTTCGGTGATGCGCCCGGCGGTTTTAAGGAAGAGTTACAGGAACTGATGTATTCAGTTGGAGCAGAATACTGGTACAATAATATGTTTGCCGTAAGGGCCGGGTATTTCAACGAAAACAAGTTAAAAGGCAACCGTAAATATGTTACTGCCGGGGTCGGTATCAAGTATGATATTTTCGGTCTGAATTTTTCTTACCTCGTGCCTTCCGGTTCCGGTATCCAGCGTAACCCGCTGTCCAACACTCTGCGCTTCACGCTGACGTTCGATCTGGGCGCCCGCAATGAGGAAAGCAGGACTGGCTGGTAA